A section of the Verrucomicrobiota bacterium genome encodes:
- a CDS encoding paraquat-inducible protein A yields MSKSITGERSGETVKRFPQAVGSDLPLALTALLLIYPVLTFPLIHFGIHGKTHAFILWAGAGTQDLGWMALLVWCAVGATLFMSVCLAGRALLPPQQNAIHPTRPQLLRFVSMWEAPTVPLLAVAVGALSLTDLGTARLGSGFYSLLGLSLVIAISRKSKLTKSTPGIANQEIIPNQTAHYQNLSVVWVLILTSLLLYLPAMLCPIATFTFYGGSETRTILGGVASLFEEGKPLLAMIVFIASVAIPLLKLAGLASLLLIVRYNWKSRQQTRIRIYRILEKAGRWAWLDLFVLAILISVVDFGSLASVKAEPAGVYSFCGMVIASLLAVEYFNHKLLLNPAKEPQ; encoded by the coding sequence ATGAGCAAAAGTATAACGGGCGAAAGATCGGGAGAGACAGTGAAGCGCTTTCCCCAAGCTGTTGGATCCGACTTGCCATTGGCCCTGACGGCGTTGCTCTTGATTTACCCGGTGCTCACATTCCCTCTGATTCATTTTGGTATTCACGGAAAAACGCACGCCTTCATCTTGTGGGCGGGCGCAGGCACCCAAGATCTGGGATGGATGGCCCTACTCGTTTGGTGCGCCGTCGGCGCGACCTTGTTCATGAGCGTTTGTCTGGCTGGCAGGGCACTCCTTCCACCCCAGCAAAATGCGATCCACCCGACGCGTCCTCAATTACTCCGCTTTGTATCCATGTGGGAAGCCCCCACAGTCCCGCTCCTGGCTGTGGCAGTGGGAGCATTAAGCCTGACTGATCTCGGGACGGCCAGGCTTGGATCCGGTTTCTACTCATTACTGGGGCTTAGCCTAGTTATCGCAATTAGCAGAAAATCCAAACTGACCAAATCCACTCCAGGGATTGCCAATCAGGAGATTATCCCCAATCAAACCGCCCACTATCAAAACCTGTCGGTGGTGTGGGTTTTGATTTTAACCAGTCTGCTTCTTTACCTTCCCGCCATGCTTTGCCCCATCGCCACTTTTACTTTCTATGGTGGTTCTGAAACACGGACAATTCTGGGTGGCGTGGCGAGTTTGTTCGAAGAAGGCAAACCGCTGCTGGCGATGATTGTTTTTATCGCCAGCGTAGCCATCCCGCTTCTGAAACTGGCGGGGCTCGCTTCACTGCTTCTAATCGTTCGTTATAATTGGAAAAGCCGGCAACAAACACGAATCAGGATCTACCGCATTTTAGAAAAAGCCGGCCGTTGGGCCTGGCTCGACTTATTTGTTCTGGCCATTTTAATAAGCGTTGTTGATTTCGGATCCCTCGCTTCGGTAAAAGCTGAGCCAGCCGGCGTCTACTCGTTCTGCGGAATGGTGATAGCATCCCTCTTGGCCGTAGAGTATTTTAATCACAAGTTGCTTCTAAACCCAGCCAAGGAACCACAATGA
- a CDS encoding MlaD family protein, with translation MSHSANQASKKNLWISFGIWLLPAAALALVLWMAYQSTTGNGETIEITFENGQGIIDGRTELQYRGVKIGQVVEAHLNEDLSQVVVAVQLNKAANPIAVEGSKFWIARPEIDLTGIRGLDTILSGVYIQVLPGDGPSSRTFNGLAKPPVIPGAEELSIVLKAKRAYSIQPGSPVFFRDVQVGQINAVAISEDGDLVQIEAGIQAHHSHLVRSNSRFWNAGGIDVKGNLLGLKIQADSLETIVRGGVAFAAPESDKAGPIAEPASNFILHERAEKSWLEWGGDLSLEEN, from the coding sequence ATGAGCCATTCCGCAAACCAAGCCTCAAAGAAAAATCTTTGGATTTCATTCGGCATCTGGCTGTTGCCAGCAGCAGCTCTGGCGCTCGTCTTGTGGATGGCTTACCAATCCACAACAGGTAATGGAGAGACCATTGAAATCACCTTTGAAAACGGCCAGGGAATTATAGACGGGAGAACCGAGCTTCAGTACCGAGGCGTAAAAATCGGGCAGGTAGTCGAGGCACATCTCAACGAAGACCTTTCCCAAGTAGTCGTAGCGGTTCAATTGAATAAGGCCGCCAATCCAATCGCGGTCGAAGGGAGTAAGTTCTGGATTGCCAGGCCTGAGATCGACCTAACAGGTATTCGGGGCCTTGATACCATTCTTTCGGGAGTTTACATTCAAGTTCTACCCGGGGATGGGCCATCCTCCAGAACATTCAATGGCTTGGCAAAGCCACCAGTAATTCCCGGGGCCGAAGAGTTGTCGATTGTGTTAAAGGCCAAGCGGGCCTACTCCATACAACCCGGATCTCCGGTTTTTTTCCGCGATGTGCAGGTAGGTCAAATCAACGCCGTAGCAATTTCAGAAGACGGTGACCTGGTACAAATTGAGGCAGGGATCCAAGCGCACCACTCCCACCTGGTAAGGAGTAACTCCAGGTTCTGGAATGCGGGAGGCATTGATGTGAAAGGGAATCTACTCGGCCTGAAGATTCAAGCCGACTCACTCGAAACCATCGTTCGCGGAGGAGTGGCCTTTGCCGCACCCGAATCTGACAAAGCAGGTCCCATAGCCGAACCCGCATCTAACTTTATACTGCACGAACGAGCTGAAAAATCCTGGTTAGAATGGGGTGGTGACTTGTCACTGGAGGAAAATTAG
- a CDS encoding PQQ-binding-like beta-propeller repeat protein, whose amino-acid sequence MFIWFLVFLLPLIGFAEGPRDERYWAQWRGPLDTGVATKAEPPVEWSETKNIKWKIPLFGEATSSPVVWDDRIFLTTAVSHGEEIDPSAGIRPGAHDNTFKVQKTEFIVFAVNRENGNILWQTTVLDDVPHESRHDTGSYASASPITDGEHIYAFFGSNGLYCLDWDGKVIWEKDLGDMHTKHGHGEGSSPTLYEETLVVNWDHEGPSFVVALDKFTGKELWRNERDEPTSWSTPHVVVHNDNPQVVISAANRIRSYDFGTGRLIWECGGLSHNVVAGPVSEDGFVVCGSSYEKQAILGISLEGAVGDITDTDNVTWFKRHDTPYVPSLLLYQGHVYYLRHYQGILTCLYAKTGEEVYSRARLPGIGSVYASPVAADGRIYLTSLEGNTIVFTSGPNPEVLSVNTLDDSFSASAALVGKELFLRGDNFLYCIGEE is encoded by the coding sequence ATGTTTATCTGGTTCCTTGTTTTTCTGCTACCGCTCATTGGGTTTGCGGAGGGTCCGCGGGACGAGCGATACTGGGCTCAATGGCGGGGTCCACTCGATACTGGAGTGGCAACAAAAGCCGAACCTCCGGTGGAATGGAGTGAGACCAAGAATATCAAGTGGAAGATCCCTTTGTTTGGAGAAGCAACCTCATCGCCTGTAGTTTGGGACGACCGCATTTTCCTGACTACAGCTGTTTCCCATGGCGAAGAGATTGACCCGAGTGCAGGTATCCGTCCGGGAGCGCACGACAACACCTTCAAAGTGCAAAAAACGGAGTTCATTGTTTTCGCTGTTAACAGGGAGAATGGAAATATTCTTTGGCAAACCACAGTACTCGACGATGTTCCACATGAAAGCAGACACGATACGGGAAGTTACGCATCGGCTTCTCCTATCACCGACGGAGAACATATCTACGCCTTCTTCGGCTCGAATGGCTTGTATTGTCTCGATTGGGATGGAAAAGTGATTTGGGAAAAAGATCTGGGAGACATGCACACCAAGCACGGTCACGGTGAGGGTAGCTCCCCTACCCTTTATGAAGAAACGCTGGTCGTCAACTGGGACCATGAAGGCCCGTCTTTTGTGGTGGCCCTGGACAAGTTTACCGGGAAGGAACTTTGGAGAAATGAACGCGACGAACCGACGTCCTGGTCAACACCGCACGTAGTAGTGCACAATGACAACCCGCAGGTTGTGATCTCCGCCGCAAATCGCATCCGTAGTTACGATTTCGGTACCGGAAGACTGATTTGGGAATGCGGAGGTCTCTCCCATAACGTCGTGGCCGGCCCCGTCTCGGAGGACGGTTTCGTTGTTTGCGGTTCAAGCTATGAGAAACAGGCCATCCTGGGCATCTCACTCGAAGGTGCCGTAGGCGACATAACTGATACGGACAATGTTACCTGGTTCAAACGCCACGACACACCCTACGTGCCTTCTCTCCTTCTTTACCAGGGGCACGTCTACTATCTGCGTCACTATCAGGGGATCCTAACGTGCCTATATGCAAAGACGGGAGAAGAAGTTTATTCCCGCGCACGACTGCCCGGAATCGGAAGTGTCTACGCTTCACCCGTTGCGGCAGATGGCCGCATCTATCTCACCTCTCTGGAAGGAAATACCATCGTCTTCACTTCCGGTCCGAATCCGGAAGTCCTTTCCGTCAACACCCTGGACGACAGTTTCAGTGCTTCCGCCGCGCTGGTGGGAAAAGAACTGTTTCTGCGGGGCGACAATTTTCTCTACTGTATAGGGGAGGAGTAA